From a single Miscanthus floridulus cultivar M001 chromosome 8, ASM1932011v1, whole genome shotgun sequence genomic region:
- the LOC136473669 gene encoding copper transport protein ATX1-like isoform X1 has product MAAELTMQTVVLKVAMSCEGCAGAVRRVLSKMEGIETFDIDLKEQKVTVKGNVKPEDVFQTVSKSGKKTSYWEGEATAPDASAPAAAEAAPNTAAEAPADADAAAAVPEITPAKADA; this is encoded by the exons TTGACAATGCAGACTGTTGTcctcaaggttgctatgtcatgcGAAGGTTGCGCCGGGGCGGTCAGAAGAGTGCTCTCCAAGATGGAAG GAATTGAGACCTTCGACATAGATCTCAAGGAGCAGAAGGTGACAGTCAAAGGCAATGTCAAGCCTGAGGATGTCTTCCAGACGGTTTCCAAGTCGGGGAAGAAGACCTCCTACTGGGAGGGCGAAGCCACAGCCCCGGACGCTTCGGCTCCAGCAGCAGCAGAGGCAGCTCCCAACACCGCGGCAGAAGCGCCTGCGGAtgctgatgctgctgctgctgtgccagaGATCACTCCAGCCAAAGCTGACGCTTGA
- the LOC136473669 gene encoding copper transport protein ATX1-like isoform X2: MAAETVVLKVAMSCEGCAGAVRRVLSKMEGIETFDIDLKEQKVTVKGNVKPEDVFQTVSKSGKKTSYWEGEATAPDASAPAAAEAAPNTAAEAPADADAAAAVPEITPAKADA; this comes from the exons ACTGTTGTcctcaaggttgctatgtcatgcGAAGGTTGCGCCGGGGCGGTCAGAAGAGTGCTCTCCAAGATGGAAG GAATTGAGACCTTCGACATAGATCTCAAGGAGCAGAAGGTGACAGTCAAAGGCAATGTCAAGCCTGAGGATGTCTTCCAGACGGTTTCCAAGTCGGGGAAGAAGACCTCCTACTGGGAGGGCGAAGCCACAGCCCCGGACGCTTCGGCTCCAGCAGCAGCAGAGGCAGCTCCCAACACCGCGGCAGAAGCGCCTGCGGAtgctgatgctgctgctgctgtgccagaGATCACTCCAGCCAAAGCTGACGCTTGA